In one Carassius carassius chromosome 48, fCarCar2.1, whole genome shotgun sequence genomic region, the following are encoded:
- the LOC132131713 gene encoding lysophosphatidic acid receptor 3-like, with the protein MARYNVCYHEKPMGFFYNNSNITSNEWDQTQLILVQCAGSICCCFILVANAMIIAAVVTNRRFHFPFYYLLANLAASDFLAGIAYVYLMFNTGEISRELTVHGYFFRQGLLDTSLSASLTNLLVIALERYISIMNWKVHSNLTKRRVTLLIALVWGISLFMGAVPSLGWNCICSLDQCSTLAPIFSRSYLIFWSMSNLVLFLIMVCIYLRIYIYVTRKTVVLKAHTSGSIHRKRTPVKLIKTVMTVLGAFVICWTPGLVVLLMDGLNCEECKVLKFKRWLLLLAVLNSVMNPIIYSYRDEEMWTTIKNLMRCIYSGTRRQRSSRANIQRNSGRETNSSLKENNAEDSKVSTTEILTS; encoded by the exons ATGGCCAGGTATAACGTATGCTACCATGAAAAGCCCATGGGCTTTTtctacaacaacagcaacataACCTCAAATGAATGGGACCAAACACAGCTCATCCTGGTTCAGTGCGCTGGATCCATCTGCTGTTGTTTCATCCTAGTGGCCAACGCCATGATTATCGCGGCAGTGGTGACAAACAGGAGGTTTCACTTCCCCTTCTACTATCTCCTCGCCAACCTTGCCGCCTCAGACTTTCTCGCCGGGATCGCTTACGTGTATCTCATGTTCAATACAGGGGAAATATCTCGCGAGCTCACCGTTCACGGCTACTTCTTTCGGCAGGGCTTGCTGGACACTAGTCTCTCCGCGTCTCTGACCAACCTCCTGGTGATCGCCCTCGAGCGCTACATCTCCATCATGAACTGGAAGGTTCACAGTAACCTCACCAAACGGCGCGTGACCCTGTTGATTGCCCTTGTGTGGGGTATATCTCTATTTATGGGGGCCGTTCCTAGTTTGGGCTGGAACTGTATCTGCAGTCTGGACCAGTGCTCCACATTGGCACCCATCTTTAGCCGGAGCTACCTGATCTTCTGGTCTATGTCCAACCTGGTTCTCTTCCTCATAATGGTGTGCATATACTTGAGGATATACATCTATGTGACGAGAAAGACTGTTGTCCTGAAGGCACACACTTCTGGATCTATTCATCGGAAGAGGACGCCAGTCAAGCTCATCAAAACTGTGATGACCGTACTTG GAGCATTTGTGATCTGCTGGACCCCTGGACTTGTGGTTCTGCTCATGGATGGACTCAATTGCGAGGAATGCAAAGTACTGAAATTCAAACGCTGGCTGCTGCTCCTCGCCGTCCTCAACTCCGTCATGAACCCGATCATCTACTCCTACAGAGATGAGGAAATGTGGACCACTATCAAGAACCTGATGCGCTGCATTTACAGCGGGACGAGGCGACAGAGGTCATCCAGGGCCAACATTCAGCGCAACTCTGGTCGGGAGACTAACAGTAGCCTGAAAGAGAACAACGCAGAGGACAGCAAGGTCTCCACAACGGAGATACTGACGTCTTGA